One window of Hypanus sabinus isolate sHypSab1 chromosome 10, sHypSab1.hap1, whole genome shotgun sequence genomic DNA carries:
- the LOC132400789 gene encoding guanine nucleotide-binding protein G(I)/G(S)/G(O) subunit gamma-4, with amino-acid sequence MSSNNTASISQARKAVEQLKMEACMDRMKVSKASADLMAYCDAHLRDDPLIAPLPASENPFREKKFFCVIL; translated from the exons ATGTCGAGCAACAACACAGCCAGTATATCTCAGGCCAGGAAAGCGGTGGAGCAGCTGAAAATGGAAGCTTGTATGGACAGAATGAAG GTTTCAAAGGCATCAGCTGACCTGATGGCTTACTGCGATGCTCACCTCAGGGATGACCCACTCATTGCCCCACTGCCTGCTTCAGAGAACCCCTtcagggagaagaagttcttctgTGTCATCCTCTGA